Below is a window of Tolypothrix bouteillei VB521301 DNA.
CGCTACTTTGGAAAAATTATTGGAGATCGAGAAAAATAAAAATTCCATCATTGCTTCTGAAGTCAATTTTATTCGCCAAAATAAGGTTCATCTGGTCTTGGCAGACGTTCCCTTTCTTGCATGTGAAATTGCCAAAGCCGCAGGTATACCTTGCTGGACTATCAGTAACTTCGGATGGGACTTTGTTTACAGAGATTGGGGGGGAAGCTTTATCGAAATTGCTGATTGGATAAGCGATTGTTACTCAAAATGCGATCGCTTGTATCGGCTCCCGTTCTACGAACCGATGAGTGCTTTTGGAAATATCATAGATACAGGATTAACAGGTGGTTCTCCCCGTTACACCCCAGAAGAAGTGCGTTCTACTTGGGGAATCACAGCCCCAATAGAAAAAACTATCCTACTGACCTTCGGTGGATTGGGTTTGCAACAAATTCCTTATCACAACCTGCAAAAGTTCCCCGACTGGCAATTTATTATCTTCGATAAATTTGCTCCCCAATTGCCTAACGTAATTCCAGTTCCGGATCGAAAGTACCGTCCCGTAGATTTTATGCCTGTTTGCGGGCGAGTTGTTTCCAAACCGGGTTACAGTACTTTTGCGGAAGCAACCAAATTGGGATTGCCCATTGTTTCAGTGACCCGTGATGATTTTGCGGAAGCGGCTTTTCTGCTTAATGGTATTTCTAGTTACAACTCTCATCAAATCCTGACTCCATCTGAATTTTTCCAAGGAACCTGGGGTTTTCTCAACCAACCACCTCAAGCACCAAAACAATCTCAACCTATCGCCAAGGATGGAAATGAAATTATAGCCAATGCTGTCGTTGATTATTTTCGGGAATAGGGGACAAGGGGGACAAGGGGGACAAGAGAAAAAACTCATCTAAAAATAGAAAACTCAAAATCCAAAATCTAAAATCCACCCATTCCCTGTTTTGTCATGGAACCAAAACATCTATCTTCCCTGACTTTGAGCCTAGCCTCTCAAGACGTGCGCCGAGTTTTGGATAAGCAGAAGGAAGAACGGCAAATTTTGCTAACTCAGACGAATATTTTATTTGTGGCAAATAGCGCATTGTTAAGTGTTCTAACTATTGCCAGATTGCTTTCTGTCTTTAGCTTATTTAGTATTATGGAGGTAGTGTTATTCTCAGTAAACTTTACCTTGCTGGTAAATGCTTTACTACCACGTCAGTTTGTCATCTCACCAAATCCAGAAAACGAACAATTTCTGGAAACATATTTGGTCATGAACCCTGAAGAATATCAATTGCAGATGATAGTTAACTTAGTAGAGACGTATAATGCTAACAAGCAGCCATTGAATGACATTTCTCTATCTTTGTTCTATGCTGCCGGCGTTACTTGGGGACTTGCCTTAGTGGCTTTGCTACACGTGGTAGCTGTGTACTTTATGCCCAATTTACAACGTTTATGAGTTCGTCTCAACAATTTAACGGTGAAGAATCTAAGGTTAGAGGCTTGCGTTTGCCAAAACCCGATCCTGCAAATATTACAGTCTTAACCCCCAACTTACCAAATAAACCTATCCTCCCATGGACTCACTTTGACTCTCCATGGCTAGATAACGAAGTCGAAGAATCAGAAAAAAGGATAAAGGATAAGGAATAAAGGATAAAATTTATCCTTTACATTTCATACTTCACACTTCAGCTGACAATGCCACACTATCAAAAACTACTTAGGGTTTCTACTACTGGGAAATCCTTACACAACATCACCCCTAAAATTGAAGCTATAGTTGCCGAATCAGGAGTTGAGTCAGGTCTGTGTACCTTGTTTTTGCGTCATACTTCAGCAAGTTTGCTAATTCAAGAAAATGCAGATCCAGATGTACTTAAAGATTTGGCAAACTTTATGGCAAAACTTGTGCCAGAATCAGCTCCTTATATCCATGATGCTGAAGGTCCTGATGATATGCCAGCACACATCCGCACAGCTATAACCCATACTTCAGAAAATATACCTATCAATAACGGTCATTTGGTCTTGGGTACTTGGCAAGGAATTTATGTGTGGGAACACAGACAAAGAAGTCATGTCAGAGAATTAGTTGTTCATATTTTTGGATAGTTTAGTTTTTGGTTGTTAGTGGTTAGTTGTTGGTTGTTCTACTAACCACTAACCACTCACTACTAACTACTAATCACTAACTACTAACCAATTGAAAAATGAAAATTACTGAATTAATAACTTGGTTTGAAGAATGGGCAAATCCAGCTTGGCAAGAAAGTTGGGATAATTGCGGTTGGCAAGTTGAGCCTGGGGTGTTGCAGGAAAACGCCCGAGTATTGGTGTGTCTAACACCTACTTTAGCGGTCATGCAAGAAGCGCTTGCTTTACGCAATGCGGGTACCCACGTGAATCTGATTTTTGCTCACCATCCCTTGATTTTTAATCCGCCTAAGTCCCTACGCAGAGGCGATGCTGTCAGTGAAATGGTTCGGTTAGCATTTACTCATAATATTGGGATCTATAGCGCTCATACCAACTTTGACCAGGTTGAGGATGGAACGGCTGATGTTTTGGCTCAAATTTTAGACCTCCAGCAAGTTTCTCCTATTGTCACTACCCAATCGAGTTTGGGATACGGACGTGTGGGAAATCTCAACTCATCCCTCAGTTTAAAGAATTTACTGATAACAATTCAATCTAAACTTACACCCCCTAATTTGATTTTCTCACCAACAGAAGATTTAGAACAACTGATTTCAAGAGTTGCTGTCTTGGGTGGTTCGGGTGCTAGTTTTATTTCGGCAGTTCTTAAAACAGGTGCTCAAGCTTACTTAACTGCTGATTGTAAGTTTCATCAATTTCAAGAAAGTCGCGATCGCAATCTCATTTTAATTGATGCCGGACACTACGCAACAGAACGCCCTGCATGCGATCGTCTAGTACAAAAGTTACAATTCTTAAACGTAGACTGGGTGCAGTTGAGCCATAAAGATGAGGATTTCCGCTTATTTCTTCAATCTACGCCTTAGAAATCTGTGTTTCATTTTTTGCAAACTTTAACTGAAATTTACCATCTCTTGAAAAAACAAGAGTGGTCTTTAGTTTATTATCTATAATAAGTATAGAAATCATAAGTTATTCGTGAAACTCTCTTTTCTCTGTGTCCTCTGCAGTTCAACAGAAATCTATCTCACAAATCAATGACTGGTTGCTCCCTCTACTTTTAAGCTTGGGTTTTGAATAGTGAATAAATTTTTTTCATGCATAAATAATGGTGCAGTGCTGTGTGCGTATCCCAAGGCTACTCTAGACGTAGTAACATAAAAACAGATAATAGCAGTAAAAACTCAGACAAGATAGTATAAATAAATAATTAAAAACTCATAAATCTCACAGGATATGCTGGCAAGAGTGGTGTTCTTTGTGTATAATGATTTCAATAAAAATAAGGTATAATGAGAATGAATAGAACATACAGTTAGTGTGACTTTAATCACAGAAAAAATGCAGAAAAAATCACAAAGATATATAGATTTGCATCAAACCAAAGGAAATTAAAAAAAGCCACAGTGGAGGGACGAACTCACCAACATCTACTCCAATCACATGATCCGCACACTCGTTGAATCTGCTTTCCAGACTGGATGTCTCAGTGTTGAATCTGAAGGTCTCCTTTACCAGGTGCTAACAGCAAGAAGTTATCAATCAAAAGATTTGATAGCCTTATCAGCGCTATATGACGCAGTTCGTGTTGGTCAGATTAAACGAGAATCATCTTCACGCAAAGCTATGCCTTTAGAGTTTCTCGTATACAATCCAGTCGGCTAATTTTGCCTGAAAGATGAGTTGGTGGTGAATGGTTGAGAATAGGAAACACGATTCGGATTGGGTAGCAAGTAAAAAAAAAGAACTATTCAATATGTTGTTTGGTGAAAAGACGTGAAGGTCACAAGAGAATAAGCTAAGATCGAGTATATAGGGGTAAAAGTAAAGCAAAGTCCCTAGAGTTACTAAGGATGCCAATGATTACAAGTGGGCAACTAAAGCAACCGCAATTACCTTTTGTTGTGGAGTATATTTTATTACATAATGGTAAAGAGGGCTCACCGGAGTCTTTTAATCCGGTCGGGGTAAATCCGGAATTATGTGACTTCATTTGAAGTAAACATTTTTTGAATCACCCCGACTAGGATTGAGTTTAGCTGGTACAGTTACAGCAAACTTTATGACCCAAAAAAGCCCACATAGCTAAAAAACTACAAATCAGCCTTTGGCTTGGGTCAGGACAGACGCCTCAATTGGGAACGTTGTACGAACCTAAAGAAGGCGTCACACACTCGGGAAAACCCAAATGTTGACAGATTTAACTAGATTTAAAAAGGCAGAAGCAATAGATGCTACACCGCAAGATTTATCAGCTTTGTTGCGATGGGCGGGAGGTATGCGTGTTCTTGCGGGACCAGCAACGCTGGATTGAACGCGCCCGTATCATCGATATTGAGGGAGATTTAGTCACCCTCCGTTATGAAACAGAAGAAGAAGACGAAGTATGCTCTTGGGAAGAAATGGTTCGCCTTGAAAGCATTGGTGCTGTCACTCAAAAACTAGCATCAG
It encodes the following:
- a CDS encoding Nif3-like dinuclear metal center hexameric protein; its protein translation is MKITELITWFEEWANPAWQESWDNCGWQVEPGVLQENARVLVCLTPTLAVMQEALALRNAGTHVNLIFAHHPLIFNPPKSLRRGDAVSEMVRLAFTHNIGIYSAHTNFDQVEDGTADVLAQILDLQQVSPIVTTQSSLGYGRVGNLNSSLSLKNLLITIQSKLTPPNLIFSPTEDLEQLISRVAVLGGSGASFISAVLKTGAQAYLTADCKFHQFQESRDRNLILIDAGHYATERPACDRLVQKLQFLNVDWVQLSHKDEDFRLFLQSTP
- a CDS encoding glycosyl transferase, producing MERPTLYVAITNHGFGHATRTASVAATIQKLCPDVLLVMVTTAPRWLLDCYIEGDFIQRPRALDLGVVQADSLQMDKDATLEKLLEIEKNKNSIIASEVNFIRQNKVHLVLADVPFLACEIAKAAGIPCWTISNFGWDFVYRDWGGSFIEIADWISDCYSKCDRLYRLPFYEPMSAFGNIIDTGLTGGSPRYTPEEVRSTWGITAPIEKTILLTFGGLGLQQIPYHNLQKFPDWQFIIFDKFAPQLPNVIPVPDRKYRPVDFMPVCGRVVSKPGYSTFAEATKLGLPIVSVTRDDFAEAAFLLNGISSYNSHQILTPSEFFQGTWGFLNQPPQAPKQSQPIAKDGNEIIANAVVDYFRE
- a CDS encoding DUF6679 family protein, which codes for MFLRDQQRWIERARIIDIEGDLVTLRYETEEEDEVCSWEEMVRLESIGAVTQKLASVPRGNVEPLLTEDCPEAERIRNRFTDSNPD
- a CDS encoding secondary thiamine-phosphate synthase enzyme YjbQ is translated as MPHYQKLLRVSTTGKSLHNITPKIEAIVAESGVESGLCTLFLRHTSASLLIQENADPDVLKDLANFMAKLVPESAPYIHDAEGPDDMPAHIRTAITHTSENIPINNGHLVLGTWQGIYVWEHRQRSHVRELVVHIFG